The nucleotide window TATCGTCGCTCAGTGAGGCGTAATGCCGCTTAGGGATGATGAGTGTGTGTACAGGTGCCTGCGGCGACAGGTCATCGAATGCGAGCACCGAGTCGTCTTCGTACACGATCGACGCGGGAATCTCGCCTCGCACAATCTTGCAGAAGATGCAGTCTTCCATGGGTCAACCTCTCCAGACTCTCATGGTGCGGTGCGACTAGAACGGGATCTCAGTCACTTCGCCATCGGATGCCGCACCTGCGGCGGAATCTGCGGCCGAGCTGTCTTCCGGCTTCTCATCCTCGAGCTCGCCCACGAGCATGGTCACCTTCTGCTGGGCGTCAGCGAGCTTTGCCTGCAAGGCGCGCAGCAGTGCGACGCCCCTCTCGTACCTGGCGAGACTCTCCTCGAGCTCGAGCGTC belongs to Coriobacteriia bacterium and includes:
- the xseB gene encoding exodeoxyribonuclease VII small subunit; the encoded protein is MSDSTNASPQDLTFGEAIAELDQVVAALEGGTLELEESLARYERGVALLRALQAKLADAQQKVTMLVGELEDEKPEDSSAADSAAGAASDGEVTEIPF